The Neofelis nebulosa isolate mNeoNeb1 chromosome 16, mNeoNeb1.pri, whole genome shotgun sequence genome includes a window with the following:
- the LOC131497083 gene encoding olfactory receptor-like protein DTMT: MTRRNQTIVSDFLLLGLPIEPEQQNPFYVLFLAMYLITILGNLLIIFLICLDSHLHTPMYLFLSNLSFCDICFSSVTIPKLLQTMQSQDSSIPFAGCLTQMYFFLFFADLESFLLVAMAYDRYVAICFPLHYTIIMSSKLCLSLVVLSWVLTMFHAMLHTLLMARLCFCADNIIPHFFCDMSALLKLACSDTRVNELVIFIMGGLILVIPFLLIVMSYARIVISILKVPSARGIRKAFSTCGSHLSVLSLFYGTVIGLYLCPSANNSAVKETVMAVMYTVVTPMLNPFIYSLRNRDMMGALGRLLFKKKISFSV, translated from the coding sequence ATGACAAGAAGAAATCAAACTATTGTCTCAGACTTCCTCCTTCTGGGCCTGCCAATTGAGCCAGAGCAACAAAATCCGTTTTATGTCCTGTTCCTGGCCATGTATCTTATCACCATACTGGGGAATCTCCTGATAATTTTCCTGATTTGCCTGGACTCCCACCTGCACACACCCATGTATTTGTTTCTCAgcaatttgtctttctgtgatatCTGCTTCTCTTCTGTGACCATTCCGAAATTGTTGCAAACCATGCAGAGCCAAGACTCATCCATCCCTTTTGCTGGCTGCCTGACCCAAATgtacttctttctgttttttgcaGACCTGGAGAGTTTCCTCCTAGTggccatggcctatgaccgctatgtggccatctgctTCCCCCTCCACTACACCATTATCATGAGCTccaagctctgtctctccctggttGTGCTGTCCTGGGTGCTGACCATGTTCCATGCTATGTTACACACTCTCCTCATGGCCAGATTGTGTTTCTGTGCCGACAACATAATCCCCCACTTTTTCTGTGACATGTCTGCTCTGCTGAAGCTGGCCTGCTCTGACACTCGAGTCAATGAGTTGGTGATATTTATCATGGGAGGGCTCATTCTCGTCATCCCATTCCTACTCATTGTCATGTCTTATGCACGGATTGTGATCTCCATCCTCAAGGTCCCTTCTGCCAGGGGCATCCGCaaggccttctccacctgtggCTCCCACCTCTCCGTGCTGTCTCTCTTCTATGGGACAGTTATCGGTCTCTACTTGTGCCCTTCAGCTAATAATTCTGCTGTTAAGGAGACCGTCATGGCCGTGATGTACACTGTGGTCACCCCCATGCTGAATCccttcatctacagcctgaggaacagaGACATGATGGGAGCTCTGGGAAGActccttttcaaaaagaaaatttccttctctgtataa
- the SPATA22 gene encoding spermatogenesis-associated protein 22 codes for MKRNLNENSTRSTAGCLPVPLFNQKKRNRQPLTSNPLTNDPSISTASDSYDFPPLPTDWAWEAVNPELPPLMKTLNTGQMPHSVSPPLRSQDSMSKSIQSNTERNKSGWSYRDDNKNTSWKTWDRNDFRPQCERTNLVANDGINSCPKSWGAQQQKQLKISEPPNSSHQRETEVLRQTHSSKIPGSTMRGLDKNRALQAFKSNFQQNQFKKKMLDYIPEESTLKEDSLYQLKLKEKDNSLRIISAVIESMKYWYEHAQKTVLLFEILAVLDSAVTPGPYYSKTFLMRDGKNTLPCVFYEIDRELPRLIRGRVHRCVGNYDQKKNIFKCVSVRPASVSEQKTFQAFVKIADAEMRYYTNIMSEI; via the exons atgaagagaaaccTAAATGAAAATTCAACTCGAAGTACAGCAG GCTGTTTGCCTGTACCATTGTTCAATCAGAAAAAGAGGAATAGACAGCCATTAACCTCTAATCCACTTACAAATGATCCAAGTATCAGTACTGCTTCTGACAGTTATGACTTCCCTCCTTTACCAACAG aTTGGGCCTGGGAAGCTGTGAATCCAGAGTTGCCTCCTTTAATGAAAACACTGAACACAGG GCAAATGCCACATTCAGTTTCTCCTCCCCTGAGAAGTCAAGATTCTATGTCTAAGTCTATTCAATCAAATACTGAAAGAAACAAGAGTGGTTGGAG CTACAGAGATGACAACAAAAATACTAGCTGGAAAACTTGGGATAGAAATGATTTTAGGCCTCAATGTGAAAGGACAAACTTAGTGGCAAATGATGGAATAAATTCTTGTCCAAAGAGTTGGGGAGCTCAACAACAGAAACAGTTGAAAATATCCGAACCTCCTAACTCATCTCATCAAAGAGAAACTGAAGTACTCAGACAAACACATTCATCAAAAATACCTGGCTCCACAATGAGAGGTCTAGACAAAAACCGTGCATTACAGGCATTTAAGTCTAATTTTCAACAAAAccaatttaagaagaaaatgttggATTATATTCCAGAAGAAAGCACTCTCaag gaagacTCATTGTATCAGTTAAAGCTTAAGGAAAAAGATAATTCTTTAAGAATTATATCTGCAGTTATTGAAAGCATGAAGTACTGGTATGAACATGCACAGAAAACTGTACTTCTTTTTGAAATATTGG CTGTTCTTGATTCAGCTGTTACACCTGGTCCATATTATTCAAAGACTTTCCTTATGAGAGATGGGAAAAATACTCTGCCTTGTGTATTTTACGAAATC gatcgTGAACTTCCAAGACTGATTAGAGGCCGAGTTCATAGGTGTGTTGGAAATTATGaccagaaaaagaatattttcaaatgtgtttctGTCAGACCAGCATCTGTTTCTGAACAAAAAACTTTCCAAGCATTTGTTAAAATTGCAGATGCTGAGATGAGGTATTATACTAATATAATGAGTGAAATTTAA